In Actinoplanes sp. NBC_00393, a single genomic region encodes these proteins:
- a CDS encoding cellulase family glycosylhydrolase has translation MRSRFVAVLAAVVALLGATASAATAAPRDGFVVRDGHQLKLDGKTFRFGGTNNYYLFYKSRAMVDDVFADAKAADFTVLRTWAFGLIGNADGSNSVAPAPEGVYFQYWDGEKPAVNDGPNGLERLDYVIDAARRHGIKLVLPLTNNWSDFGGIDQYVRWRGADHHDDFYTDPVIKGWYRDYLDHVLNRTNTITGVKYKDDPTIMTWELGNEPRCKGSGIYPQSSECTTATLTAWADEMSRHIKSVDAKHLVSVGDEGFFCDGPDAPDWIDNCGEGVDSIALTKLPAIDVMSYHLYPDGWGNRTPQWGSEYIARHNREARKLGKAVMLGEFGWKNKSTRNPVYQQWLSDFTRTGGTGFLYWILSGSQDDGTLYPDYDGFTVYCPSPVCTTITNATHEIESGQRSLPPVADHDTAVTEFDTAVTLQPTANDIAYRTRIQPATLDLDPVTPQRQRTLTVDGGTFTAAASGELTFAPATGFAGRAAASYTVRDQAGRLSNVATVTVTVKPDPAAVAVLASFETGTEGWASASWQANGGTVEQTSEFATAGSYGLRVDAADGGWFGVTFTEPIDLSTRTSLKYDLRTGPAAGSNAAIAVQTGAGLAWCQSNFTWVNQETTTTAEIDLLSAMSCDTAALADVRVLWIYVNPGTVDIDYVRAE, from the coding sequence ATGAGGAGTCGTTTCGTCGCCGTTCTCGCGGCTGTGGTCGCTCTGCTGGGCGCGACAGCGTCCGCCGCCACCGCCGCCCCGCGGGACGGCTTCGTCGTGCGCGACGGCCACCAGCTCAAGCTGGACGGGAAGACGTTCCGCTTCGGCGGCACCAACAACTACTACCTGTTCTACAAGAGCCGGGCGATGGTCGACGACGTGTTCGCCGACGCCAAGGCCGCCGACTTCACCGTGCTGCGCACCTGGGCGTTCGGCCTGATCGGCAACGCCGACGGCAGCAACTCGGTGGCCCCGGCTCCCGAGGGTGTCTACTTCCAGTACTGGGACGGCGAGAAACCCGCCGTCAACGACGGTCCGAACGGTCTGGAGCGGCTCGACTACGTGATCGACGCGGCCCGCCGGCACGGCATCAAGCTGGTGCTGCCGCTGACCAACAACTGGTCCGACTTCGGCGGCATCGATCAGTACGTGCGGTGGCGCGGCGCCGATCACCACGACGACTTCTACACCGACCCGGTGATCAAAGGCTGGTACCGGGACTACCTCGACCACGTGCTCAACCGCACCAACACGATCACCGGGGTCAAGTACAAGGACGACCCGACGATCATGACGTGGGAGCTCGGCAACGAGCCGCGCTGCAAGGGCTCCGGCATCTACCCGCAGAGTTCCGAGTGCACGACGGCGACCCTCACCGCGTGGGCCGACGAGATGTCCCGGCACATCAAGTCCGTCGACGCGAAACACCTGGTCAGCGTCGGCGACGAGGGTTTCTTCTGCGACGGGCCGGACGCCCCCGACTGGATCGACAACTGCGGTGAGGGCGTGGACAGCATCGCGCTGACCAAGCTGCCCGCCATCGACGTGATGTCGTATCACCTGTACCCGGACGGCTGGGGCAACCGCACCCCGCAGTGGGGCTCGGAGTACATCGCCCGGCACAACCGGGAGGCCAGGAAGCTCGGCAAGGCCGTCATGCTCGGCGAGTTCGGGTGGAAGAACAAGAGCACCCGCAACCCGGTCTACCAGCAGTGGCTCAGCGACTTCACCCGGACCGGCGGCACCGGTTTCCTCTACTGGATCCTGTCCGGCTCGCAGGACGACGGCACCCTGTACCCGGACTACGACGGCTTCACCGTCTACTGCCCGAGCCCGGTCTGCACGACCATCACCAACGCCACCCATGAGATCGAGTCGGGGCAGCGGTCCCTGCCGCCGGTGGCCGACCACGACACCGCGGTGACCGAGTTCGACACCGCGGTCACGCTGCAGCCCACCGCGAACGACATCGCCTATCGCACCAGGATCCAGCCGGCCACCCTCGACCTCGATCCGGTCACCCCGCAGCGGCAGCGCACGCTGACGGTCGACGGCGGCACCTTCACCGCGGCGGCCTCCGGCGAACTGACCTTCGCCCCGGCCACCGGTTTCGCCGGCCGCGCCGCCGCCTCCTACACGGTCCGCGACCAGGCCGGGCGGCTGTCGAACGTGGCGACCGTGACGGTCACCGTGAAACCCGATCCGGCCGCGGTGGCGGTGCTCGCCTCGTTCGAGACCGGCACCGAGGGCTGGGCGTCCGCCTCCTGGCAGGCCAACGGCGGCACGGTCGAGCAGACCAGCGAGTTCGCCACCGCCGGGTCGTACGGCCTGCGGGTCGACGCGGCCGACGGCGGCTGGTTCGGCGTCACCTTCACCGAGCCGATCGACCTGTCCACCCGTACGTCGCTGAAGTATGACCTCCGGACCGGCCCCGCCGCCGGCAGCAACGCGGCGATCGCGGTGCAGACCGGGGCCGGGCTCGCCTGGTGCCAGTCGAACTTCACCTGGGTCAACCAGGAGACGACAACCACGGCGGAGATCGACCTGCTGTCCGCGATGTCCTGCGACACCGCCGCGCTGGCCGATGTGCGGGTGCTGTGGATCTACGTCAACCCGGGCACGGTCGACATCGACTACGTCCGGGCCGAGTGA
- a CDS encoding class I mannose-6-phosphate isomerase: MTVEALPANQPATFYRGAGRIAGFRTVPALDDRPEDWVGSVTTRFGLAPSGLSTLADGRVLAEAIAADPRWWLGPERTDPGVLVKLLDAGQRLPLHVHPDRRFANAHLASPYGKTEAWVIVSARPGAYVHLGFARDVTAGELAGWVSGQQTGAMLAATNKVPVAAGDAILCPAGLPHAIGDGILLVEVQEPTDFSVLLEYEGFGLADGHLGLGYDLALQCVDRGAWTPERLAGLRGTRRLLPEAADEFFTARRVQGGERLEQGFSVLVVVSGQGRLTGEKDDLALRRGDTLLVPYAAGSLLLDGEIEVIRLAAGHSART, from the coding sequence GTGACCGTCGAGGCGCTGCCCGCCAACCAGCCGGCGACGTTCTACCGGGGCGCCGGGCGGATCGCCGGGTTCCGTACCGTGCCGGCGCTGGACGACCGGCCCGAGGACTGGGTGGGCTCGGTGACCACCCGGTTCGGGCTCGCGCCGTCCGGGTTGTCCACGCTGGCGGACGGGCGGGTGCTCGCCGAGGCGATCGCCGCCGATCCGCGCTGGTGGCTGGGCCCGGAACGCACCGACCCCGGTGTGCTGGTCAAGCTGCTCGACGCCGGTCAGCGGCTGCCGTTGCACGTCCATCCGGACCGGCGATTCGCGAACGCTCACCTGGCGTCGCCGTACGGGAAGACCGAAGCCTGGGTGATCGTCTCGGCGCGGCCGGGCGCGTACGTCCATCTGGGTTTCGCCCGTGATGTGACGGCCGGTGAGCTGGCCGGCTGGGTGAGCGGGCAGCAGACCGGGGCGATGCTGGCGGCCACCAACAAGGTCCCGGTGGCGGCCGGCGACGCGATCCTGTGCCCGGCCGGCCTGCCGCACGCGATCGGCGACGGCATCCTGCTGGTCGAGGTGCAGGAGCCGACCGACTTCTCGGTGCTGCTCGAGTACGAGGGTTTCGGCCTGGCCGACGGGCACCTGGGACTCGGCTACGACCTGGCCCTGCAGTGCGTCGACCGGGGCGCGTGGACACCGGAGCGTCTCGCCGGGCTGCGCGGCACGCGGCGGCTGCTGCCCGAAGCCGCGGACGAGTTCTTCACCGCTCGCCGCGTGCAGGGCGGCGAGCGGCTGGAGCAGGGGTTCAGCGTGCTGGTCGTGGTTTCCGGGCAGGGCCGGCTGACCGGCGAGAAGGACGATCTTGCGCTGCGGAGGGGCGACACACTGCTTGTTCCGTACGCCGCCGGGTCCCTTCTCCTCGACGGTGAGATCGAGGTGATCCGCCTGGCGGCCGGTCACTCGGCCCGGACGTAG
- a CDS encoding MDR family MFS transporter translates to MSHAEVIQALSGLMLGVFVTILASTIVSNALPRIIADLGGSQSVYTWVITTELLAMTATVPLWGKLADLYHKKLLIQLALGLFGTGSLIAGLAPDVGVLLASRIVQGIGAGGMGALAMIVMAAMIPPRELGRYSGLFGAVFGVATIAGPLIGGVLVDTSWLGWRWCFLIGVPFTLTAIALLQRTLHLPVVRREVTIDWLGALLIMAGVCTLLVWSSLAGHQFAWASWQSAVFVCGGVLLLAVAVWIESRAADPIVPLRIFRNRTLTLAVVASTLVGVAMFGGTVFLSQYFQISLGKSPTVAGLMSLPMVFGVLVSSTVSGQLITRFGRWKAYLVVGSIVMTGSMLLLSTIDADTGMLRLAACMALLGAGVGMLMQNLILAAQNDVPAADLGAATSTLTFFRSMGGAIGVSALGAVLAERVTSLSADRFGAAAAGGGKVPDLSTLPPEVLAVVQEIYGVATADLFLVAAPIAFLAVLAVLFIREKPLSTLTGDERRARESTTGKDPNLNASTF, encoded by the coding sequence ATGTCGCATGCCGAGGTGATTCAAGCACTGTCGGGCCTGATGCTCGGCGTCTTCGTCACCATCCTGGCATCGACGATCGTGTCCAACGCGCTGCCGCGCATCATCGCCGACCTGGGCGGTTCCCAGTCGGTCTACACCTGGGTCATCACCACCGAGTTACTGGCGATGACCGCGACCGTCCCGCTGTGGGGCAAACTGGCCGATCTCTACCACAAGAAGCTGCTGATCCAACTCGCCCTGGGTCTGTTCGGCACGGGCTCGCTGATCGCCGGGCTGGCCCCGGACGTCGGTGTGCTGCTCGCCAGCCGCATCGTTCAGGGCATCGGCGCCGGCGGCATGGGCGCCCTCGCCATGATCGTCATGGCCGCGATGATCCCGCCGCGCGAACTGGGCCGCTACTCCGGTCTGTTCGGCGCGGTCTTCGGGGTCGCCACCATCGCGGGGCCGCTGATCGGGGGTGTGCTCGTCGACACCTCCTGGCTGGGCTGGCGCTGGTGCTTCCTGATCGGGGTGCCGTTCACCCTGACCGCCATCGCCCTGCTGCAGAGGACGTTGCACCTGCCGGTGGTTCGCCGCGAGGTGACCATCGACTGGCTCGGCGCCCTGTTGATCATGGCCGGGGTCTGCACTCTGCTCGTCTGGTCCAGCCTGGCCGGTCACCAGTTCGCGTGGGCGTCCTGGCAGAGCGCCGTGTTCGTCTGCGGCGGCGTGCTGCTGCTCGCCGTCGCGGTGTGGATCGAGTCGCGGGCGGCGGACCCGATCGTGCCGCTGCGGATCTTCCGCAACCGCACGCTCACCCTGGCCGTGGTGGCGAGCACGCTGGTCGGGGTGGCGATGTTCGGCGGCACCGTGTTCCTGTCCCAGTACTTCCAGATCTCGCTGGGCAAGTCCCCGACGGTCGCCGGGCTGATGAGTCTGCCGATGGTCTTCGGGGTGCTGGTCTCCTCGACCGTCAGCGGGCAGCTGATCACCAGGTTCGGGCGCTGGAAGGCGTACCTGGTGGTGGGTTCGATCGTGATGACCGGCAGCATGCTGCTGCTCAGCACCATCGACGCGGACACCGGCATGCTGCGGCTGGCCGCCTGCATGGCGTTACTCGGCGCCGGTGTCGGCATGCTGATGCAGAACCTGATCCTCGCCGCGCAGAACGACGTGCCCGCCGCCGATCTGGGCGCCGCCACCTCCACCCTCACCTTCTTCCGCAGCATGGGCGGCGCGATCGGGGTGAGCGCCCTGGGAGCGGTGCTCGCCGAGCGGGTCACCTCGCTGTCCGCCGACCGGTTCGGCGCGGCCGCGGCCGGCGGCGGCAAGGTGCCGGACCTGAGCACGCTGCCGCCGGAGGTCCTGGCGGTGGTCCAGGAGATCTACGGTGTCGCCACCGCGGATCTGTTCCTGGTGGCTGCGCCGATCGCGTTCCTCGCCGTCCTCGCGGTGCTGTTCATCCGGGAGAAGCCGCTGTCCACCCTCACCGGCGACGAGCGGCGCGCCCGCGAGAGCACCACCGGAAAAGACCCTAACTTAAACGCCTCAACTTTCTGA
- a CDS encoding LuxR C-terminal-related transcriptional regulator, whose product MRQIPFVADGLLRGTTTSGAAGPAVGSPAWFTWLAGDAARSFSFRSSAGAYTARKERRQRGSAYWVAYRTVAGRQHKVYLGKTEELTPECLAEAAATLAVRITRSSPGSVLLLSTKLFVPRPRRDLVPRPRLIGHLNEGLDAARCSLLSAPAGTGKTSLLAAWLAQLDRPVAWLTLDDRDQTADQVLRYLVAACQTIAPGCGRRALARLEAPRTPPADVLVGELVNDLAALPAPSVLVLDDYHVVRDPAVHEAVVFLLEHLPPALYLVIATREDPPLPLPRLRARRQLVEVRAADLGFSVEEATEFLDAGIGLRLPEAQVAVLVERTEGWAAGLQLAGLALRDRPDPAAFVAAFTGGHRLVADYLLAEVLECQPPSTRRFLLATSVLDRMCAPLCDTLLAADTGDSQKVLEELERANLFLVPLDDERVWYRYHHLFADALRTRLAREAGPEAAAGLHRRVSVWFGREGLLPEAIGHALAGGATEDAATWIEALTPRLFATMSIHRTLADWLAALPEPVVRGRPLLCLAQAWLRLHRVELESAAVWVEAAALALPAAPDAGGAVAATRAYLATVVPDTAPDQAVAWADEALAGLAPDDVAFRGIAGISLGQAALALGRLDRAERAFAEVAAADRAAGLVQGSLTASTQQANVQRLRGARRQALSTGLAALTWASEHVVPAIVGRLRTVLADLLIDENDLTAAWPLANDGLTALSEFGNAPPLMLLGSIPLLRLHLVRGDVAAAEAMLAELRPLLQDVPYAMVAQLLAAAEARVRLARGDAAEAVAWAAAAAWTAPLEPATLADLLRFGASAVEAAAVIPARVLVVQGRATGDGALLQQARRHLEVAGQLADERGLGWLQLRVSILQSLLTDARGDRQMALESLAAAVARAESEHVIRPFLDEGEPMVALLAALRAGGSMSPAFLGTLLGGGSPGPRGTGLAEPLTERELDVLRLLVAGHSNADMAAELFVEQSTVKTHLIHLYRKLGVRSRTQAAARARSLRLLD is encoded by the coding sequence ATGCGGCAGATCCCCTTTGTGGCGGACGGGCTGCTGCGGGGGACCACGACATCCGGGGCGGCCGGCCCGGCCGTGGGCTCGCCGGCCTGGTTCACCTGGCTGGCCGGCGACGCCGCCCGGTCGTTCTCGTTCCGCTCATCCGCCGGGGCGTACACCGCACGCAAAGAGCGCCGGCAGCGCGGCAGCGCCTACTGGGTCGCCTACCGGACGGTCGCCGGGCGCCAGCACAAGGTCTACCTGGGCAAGACGGAGGAGCTCACGCCCGAGTGCCTGGCCGAGGCGGCCGCGACGCTTGCCGTACGCATCACGCGATCTTCTCCCGGCAGCGTGCTGCTGCTGTCCACCAAGCTGTTCGTGCCGCGGCCCCGCCGCGATCTGGTGCCCCGGCCCCGGCTGATCGGTCACCTCAATGAAGGCCTCGACGCGGCTCGATGCTCGCTGCTGTCGGCCCCGGCCGGCACCGGCAAGACCAGCCTGCTGGCCGCCTGGCTCGCCCAGCTGGACCGTCCGGTCGCCTGGCTCACCCTCGACGACCGCGACCAGACGGCCGACCAGGTGCTGCGCTATCTCGTTGCGGCCTGCCAGACGATCGCGCCCGGCTGTGGGCGGCGAGCGTTGGCCCGGCTCGAAGCCCCACGGACACCGCCGGCTGACGTCCTGGTCGGCGAGTTGGTCAACGACCTGGCCGCACTGCCCGCTCCCAGCGTCCTCGTGCTCGACGACTACCACGTGGTGCGCGACCCGGCCGTGCACGAAGCGGTCGTGTTCCTGCTCGAACACCTGCCGCCGGCGCTGTATCTGGTGATCGCCACCCGCGAGGACCCGCCGCTGCCCCTGCCGCGCCTGCGCGCCCGCCGTCAGCTGGTCGAGGTGCGAGCGGCCGATCTGGGCTTCAGCGTCGAGGAGGCGACCGAGTTCCTGGACGCGGGCATCGGGTTGCGGCTGCCCGAGGCGCAGGTGGCGGTGCTGGTCGAGCGTACCGAGGGTTGGGCCGCCGGGTTGCAGCTGGCCGGGCTCGCCCTGCGGGACCGGCCCGACCCGGCGGCGTTCGTGGCCGCCTTCACCGGCGGGCACCGGCTGGTGGCCGACTACCTGCTCGCCGAGGTGCTGGAATGTCAGCCGCCGTCGACCCGGCGCTTTCTGCTGGCCACCAGCGTGCTCGACCGGATGTGCGCCCCGCTGTGCGACACCCTGCTGGCCGCCGACACCGGGGACAGCCAGAAGGTGTTGGAAGAGCTGGAGCGGGCCAATCTGTTCCTGGTCCCGCTGGACGACGAGCGGGTGTGGTACCGCTACCACCATCTGTTCGCCGACGCGCTGCGGACCCGCCTGGCCCGGGAGGCCGGCCCGGAAGCGGCGGCCGGCCTCCACCGGCGGGTCAGCGTCTGGTTCGGCCGGGAAGGGCTGCTGCCGGAAGCGATCGGTCATGCGCTGGCCGGCGGTGCCACGGAGGATGCGGCGACCTGGATCGAGGCGCTGACGCCCCGGCTGTTCGCGACCATGAGCATCCACCGGACGCTTGCCGACTGGCTGGCGGCGCTACCGGAGCCCGTGGTGCGCGGTCGCCCGCTGCTCTGCCTGGCGCAGGCCTGGCTCCGGCTTCACCGGGTCGAACTGGAGTCGGCGGCCGTGTGGGTCGAGGCGGCGGCACTCGCGCTTCCGGCGGCTCCTGACGCGGGCGGCGCGGTCGCTGCCACGCGTGCGTACCTGGCCACTGTCGTGCCGGATACGGCGCCTGATCAGGCCGTGGCTTGGGCGGACGAGGCGCTCGCCGGCCTTGCGCCGGACGACGTGGCCTTCCGCGGCATCGCCGGGATCAGCCTGGGGCAGGCCGCGCTCGCCCTGGGCCGGCTCGACCGTGCCGAACGGGCCTTCGCGGAGGTCGCCGCGGCGGACCGGGCGGCCGGCCTGGTGCAGGGCAGCTTGACGGCCTCCACCCAGCAGGCCAACGTCCAGCGGCTGCGCGGCGCGCGGCGGCAGGCGCTGAGCACCGGGCTGGCGGCCCTGACCTGGGCCAGCGAGCACGTCGTGCCCGCGATTGTGGGCCGGTTACGGACGGTGCTGGCTGATCTCTTGATCGACGAGAACGACCTGACGGCGGCGTGGCCGTTGGCGAACGACGGGCTGACCGCGCTGAGCGAGTTCGGGAACGCGCCGCCGCTGATGCTTCTCGGCAGCATTCCGCTGCTACGGCTGCACCTGGTCCGGGGCGACGTGGCCGCGGCGGAAGCCATGCTGGCCGAGCTGCGGCCGCTGCTGCAGGATGTGCCGTACGCGATGGTGGCGCAGCTGCTGGCGGCGGCAGAAGCGCGGGTGCGCCTGGCCCGCGGTGACGCAGCCGAAGCCGTTGCCTGGGCCGCTGCCGCGGCGTGGACCGCTCCGCTGGAACCGGCGACGCTGGCAGACCTGCTCCGGTTCGGTGCCTCCGCCGTCGAGGCCGCGGCTGTCATCCCGGCCCGGGTCCTGGTCGTTCAGGGCCGGGCCACCGGCGACGGCGCTCTGCTGCAGCAGGCACGACGGCACCTCGAGGTCGCCGGGCAACTGGCCGACGAGCGAGGGCTGGGCTGGCTGCAGCTGCGGGTGTCCATCCTCCAGTCGCTGCTCACCGACGCCCGGGGCGACCGTCAGATGGCGCTCGAATCGCTCGCGGCGGCGGTCGCCCGGGCCGAGTCCGAGCATGTCATCCGGCCCTTCCTCGACGAAGGCGAACCCATGGTCGCGCTCCTCGCAGCCCTGCGCGCTGGCGGCAGCATGTCGCCGGCCTTCCTCGGAACCCTGCTCGGCGGCGGTTCACCCGGTCCGCGCGGCACCGGGCTCGCCGAGCCGTTGACCGAGCGGGAGCTGGACGTGCTGCGGCTGCTCGTGGCAGGACACTCCAATGCCGACATGGCCGCGGAGCTGTTCGTGGAACAGAGCACGGTCAAGACCCACCTGATCCACCTGTATCGCAAGCTCGGCGTCCGCAGCCGCACCCAGGCGGCGGCCCGCGCCCGCTCCCTCCGGTTGCTGGACTGA